Genomic window (Rossellomorea aquimaris):
TAACGGCCGGTGTGAAAATCAGGCAGTGGGCAAGAGAGATGAAGGAAGAAGGCCGGTTCCTTGAAAGTCACGCCTTGCAGGCTCTTGCCTTGGAAACAGCAGAAGGACTGGCTGAAAGAGTGCATGAAATGATGAGAAGCAGGTGGGGGTTCCCTGATCCCGTTGATATTACGATGCAGGACCGGTTCCGGACTCATTATCAAGGACAGCGTTTTTCATTTGGGTATCCCGCCTGTCCGGACCTTGAAGATCAGAACAAGCTGTTTAAGCTTATTCAACCTGAAAAAATCGGAATCCAATTAACAGACGGATGTATGATGGAACCGGAAGCATCGGTAACAGCGATGGTTTTCGCTCATCCGGAAGCAAGATATTTTAATGTATTATAAATACCATACTAAAAAGGCAACTTTCCAAAGTGGAGTTGCCTTTTTGCTTTGTGGCGATAAGTTCAGAAGTCTAATCTTATTAATTTTTAGGGGAAGACCAACAGTGGTTCACTAATTTAAAATAAAAATGGATATTTAGGTAATGAAAGAATTTAATGGTTAGGGGATGAAGGATAATCGGCTTGTAGAGTAATAAAGGGGAAACACAGAGTCAAAAAGAGTGATCTTCTGTTTTAACACTTTGATTACTAAACTTGGTTTCGAGTATTTCCAGTATTCTTTCTTCTGAGAATCCTGTGACCATCGTTAGATTGAGTAAACTGGGCTTGATTCCAATAGACACACAGAAATGATAGGCACTTTGGATAGCAAGTGTTTCAATACACCTTCTTGTCAGATTATTTTTCATTCTCTCATCAGCTCCCAACTATTTTGACAAATGACTAAGTAGTAGGATTACGACATCATATTAAGATTTGTGGTTGGTTTCTAGTAGGAGATTCATATACATCGAAATAGCATATCGAGACATACCTGCTGTCTGTTTCTCAATTAATACCCTCATTATACACTTTATATTGTGAATTGTAGAGTTGATTTTACAAAATAATGTAATATTTTTAGAATTTACTTATAATTGTTCCGGATTTTTATATATAATAATCCAAAGAGAGCTTTGATACGATTAAAGTGTTGAAAAATGAAAAGGAAATATCCCTTACCGGTGTAATTAGCGGGGAATTTCAGGATGAGGAGATTAAAGGATGAATATAGTGTTGATAGGTGGCGTACCTGTAATGCTCTTAGATAAGAGTGTCTGAATGGAAATTTTGTATGAATGTGATATATAATGGAGAATGGTAGAAGGAAAGTCGAAAGCGGATTGATCGACTCAACCTTAAAGTCAGAATCTTTAATGAAGAAGAAACCAGAGAAAAGAGTATGATTTCTCAACTACTCATTGCGTCAGACAGGGAAGAAGAAATTGATATAAATTTGCTGGATATCATAGGAGGAATCATACATGCATAGAAATCAGGAACTACATACATTTTTATTAAGTAAGGCTCGTCAATTAACGGAAGATTGGTATAACTCCCTGGATAAAAGCACAACAAACGGTGTTTATTCTTCCTCAGATCCCAAGGTGATTGAAACTTTAAAAAATCAAAACTTTGAGTTTCACGGCATTCTTTGCAATGTGTTTGCAGAGGATAAAGAAACGTTTAACAAGAAGATCGATGAATGGGTCTTGACCATTGCAGAGGATAAGGAACATTTAGAAACCCCAAATCACTATATTCTTAGAGAATTCATGAGGGTTAGACATCAATACCTGGAATTCTTGAAAGAATATGCCGAAACTCATATGGAAGAAAAAATCTTCGAACAATTTACCCGTTGGAATCAGGTTATTATTGAAGCATTTGATCGGGTTATGTTGCGTTTTGTTGAGCTGCAAACGGAAGTAGTGGAGCAGCAGATCCAATCCCAGCAGGAAGTGATCAATGAATTAAGTTCACCTGTCATATCCTTGAATGGACATACAGCGTTATTACCCCTTGTAGGTAATATCGATCCTACACGTGCGGAATTAATCTTAGAGAATGCTTTGGAACAATGTGTTAATAAGGAAGTTTCTCAATTGTTCATCGACTTATCAGGAGTTGTATTAATAGATACGATGGTAGCCCATCAAATCTTTCAGCTAATTGATGCACTTCAGTTGATCGGTGTTAAGCCGATTCTATCTGGGTTACGCCCTGAAATCGCACAAACAGCTGTTCAGCTGGGATTGAATTTTGACAACCTGACGATTACTTCTACCCTGTCACAAGCCCTGACTATCAAAAATAATGAAGTCGAATAATTTTTAAAACATTCGTACATGGTGTACGGATGTTTTTTTGTGGAGAAATTGAAGAGTGTTGAAAAGTAAAAAAACATTTCGAAGCAAAGTATCTTGAATTAAAGATAATTTTCGTGTATGATGGAGATAGAAACTAAGCAAGAATTTTATTAAGGAGTGAATCCATTATGAAATTAAAACCACTTAAAGGGCAGCATCACGTTTCTGCCATTACAGCTAACGCTAAGAAAAATTATCAATTCTATACAAAAACACTAGGACTTCGACTCGTGAAAAAATCAATCAACCAGGACGATACATCCGTCTACCATCTTTTCTATGCAGATGAAAGAGGAAATCCAGGGACGGACCTCACATTCTTCGAAATTCCACATGCGGGGAATACTTATAAAGGGACGAATAGTATTTCTTTAACAGCACTGCGAGTGAACACGGATGAGTCTTTAGCTTATTGGAAGAATCGTTTTGAAGAGATGGGGGTTGAACATGACGAAATTTCTC
Coding sequences:
- a CDS encoding STAS domain-containing protein; this translates as MHRNQELHTFLLSKARQLTEDWYNSLDKSTTNGVYSSSDPKVIETLKNQNFEFHGILCNVFAEDKETFNKKIDEWVLTIAEDKEHLETPNHYILREFMRVRHQYLEFLKEYAETHMEEKIFEQFTRWNQVIIEAFDRVMLRFVELQTEVVEQQIQSQQEVINELSSPVISLNGHTALLPLVGNIDPTRAELILENALEQCVNKEVSQLFIDLSGVVLIDTMVAHQIFQLIDALQLIGVKPILSGLRPEIAQTAVQLGLNFDNLTITSTLSQALTIKNNEVE